The nucleotide sequence TACAACGGCTTGAAGGTTGCCCTCGATCGCGGCGTGGCTTTCGTCACCATCGACCATCCGCCGATCAACTTGCTCGATCTGACGCTGATCGCCGATCTCGATCGCGCCGGCCGCGAGCTGGCAGCCGATTCCTCGGTCAAGGTCGTGGTGCTGCAAAGCGCCAATTCCGACTTCTTCATCGCTCACGCCGACCTGAACCTGATCCGGCAGTTGCCGGCCGAGGTGCCGCCGCGGCCGGAGAAACTCGGCGTGTTTCACGCCCTGGTGGACCGCTTTCGCACCATGCCCAAGGCCACCATCGCCAAGATCGAAGGTCGTTGCCGCGGCGGCGGCAGCGAGTTGGTGCTCTCCTGCGACATGCGTTTCGCCGCCCTCGGTAGAGCGGTGCTCGGCCAACCCGAAGTCGGCGTCGGCATCATTCCCGGCGGCAGCGGCTGTGTGCGGTTGCCGCGACTACTAGGGCGCGGGCGCGCGCTCGAGATCATCCTCGGCTGCGGCGATTTCCCGGCCGACGTCGCCGAGCGCTACGGCTACGTCAACCGTACGCTGCCGCCCGAGGATATTACCGGCTTCGTCAACACGCTGGCCTACCGCATTGCGACTTTCCCCACCGCAGCCATCGCCCTAGCTAAGGAGGCGGTTGCCATCGCCGACGCCGGCATCGAGGACGCGCTCGCCCGCGAGGAGCAGATCTTCTTCCGTTCGGCACAAACCGCCGAGGCCCGCCGCCGCATGGCTGCGGCGATGGCGAACGGCATGCAAACACCGGCCATGGAGAAGCTTTGCTTCGACGACGTCTGGAGCGCGCTCGCCGAGTCGTAACGCCAGGCTATGCTGCTACCGCCAACTTGGGGCGTGGCCCGGGCGTTTTGAGGAAGGATGACGATGAGTCGCAGAGTAGCTGGGTGTGATCTGGGCAAGGCTTCGGCCAGCTTCGTAGTCGCGCGCATCGATGACGGCGGCGGCCTGGTCGTCGAGAACCTCCAGTGCTCAGCGCATCACGGCAAGCCGCTCGATCGCTTCGAGCAGTGGTACCGGGAACAACAGGTGGCGGACTGCGCAGTGCTGGCAGCGACCGGTGTGTACGCCGCTGAGCTAGGTGCTCCGGTGCACGTTCTCCCGGAGGACTCGTGCCAGGAAGCCGCGCTGGAGATGGATCGGACCCTCGAGGACTCGCTCAACCTCGTCAGCGTCGGCGCCCGCGGCTACGGAGTCCTCAGCCGTAGGCCGTCCGGCCCGTCGAGTAACGGCGGCGGGGCGGTGCGGCTCTACCAGTATCTCGAAAACGACAAGTGCTCCTCGGGTGCGGGAGAGAACATTCAGCGGATGGCCAGCCGCTTCGGACTCACGATCGAGGAGGCCGACGAACTGGCGCTGGCGGCGCAGGCGGCCACGCCGATCACCGCCCGTTGCTCCGTGTTCGCCAAGAGCGAGATGACGCACTTCGCCAATCAGGGACAGCCGAAAGGGGAGCTCTTCAAGGGCTACTTCGCTTCGCTGGCCCGCAACGTGCGGGCGCTGCTGGCGCGCAATCAGGTGGACGGGCCGGTCTACTTGGTCGGCGGTCCTTCCCGCATCCGATCCTTCAAGCAGTCGCTCGAAGAATTGTTGGGCGGCAAGGTCCGCATTCCGCCGCACTCGCTGTCATTCGAAGCGCTCGGCGCCGCGGCGATCGCGGCCGAGCAGGTCGCCAACGGCGACGCGCGCCGCCTGCCCCCAAACCCCCGCGAGGTGGTCGAGTCGAGAAAGAAACGCTTTGCCGTCCTCGAGCCCGCCGGCCGGTGGAAACACCGGGTGACAATCATGCCGGAACCTCCGGCCGATCCGGAAGCGGCCCGCCGGCCAAGCATTCTGGGACTCGACCTGGGCTCGACCGGAGCCAAGGCGGTGCTGACCTCGGTGGCGACGGGACAGCCGGTCCTCGACGTCTACGACCGCACGCGCGGCAACCCGGTGGACGCGGCCCGCCGGCTCGTCGAGGCCATACTGGAACAAAGCGTTCCCGACGTGCGCGCCATCGGCGTCACCGGCTCGGGCCGCGAAGCAGTGGCCACGCTGCTGCGGGCGGTTTTTCCCGACACCGACCGCATCGTCGTTCTCAACGAGATCATCGCGCACGCCACCGCGGCGAACCGCTGCGACGGCGATACCGGCGGCGACCTCTCGGTGATCGAGATCGGCGGCCAGGATGCCAAGTACATCCGCCTTCAGGGCGGCCGGATCATCGAGAGCGACATGAACAAGGCGTGCAGTGCCGGCACCGGGTCGTTCATCGAGGAGCAGGCCGCCTTTTACGGCGTCAACGACATCGGCGAATTCATCCGGCTCGCAACCGGCGCCGCGCGGCCGCCCGACCTTGGTCTGATGTGCACCGTCTACGTCGCCGACGCGGCTTCAGAAGCGTTGAAAGACGGCTTCGAGCTCGCCGATGTATTCGCCGGCTTTCAGTACTCGATCGTCAACAATTACCTCGCGCGCGTCATGGGTCAGCGAACGCTGGGCAAGAAGATCTTCTTCCAGGGCAAGCCGGCCGCCAACCCCGCGCTAGCGTGGACGCTCGCCGCCGTCACCGATCGTGACATCGTGGTGCCGCCGAACCCCGGGGCCATGGGGGCGTGGGGTATCGGTCTGTGTGTTGCCGACCGGATCGCTGCGGACACGCTTCGCGCGGCAGCGGCCCTGTCGCTGGAAGCCGTCCTGCGCGCCGAGATCACCGCCCGCTCGACCTTCCGCTGCAATGACTCGAAGTGCCAGACCTTGTGCCCGATCGAGCGCACCACCATCGCGGTGGCCGGTGACGCCCGGGTCGCGATCTCCGGCGGTGCCTGCCCGAAGTTCGAGATCTCGACCCAGACGCAGCCTAAGCTGGAGAAGGAAGCGCCCAACCCCTTCGAGCAACGCGCG is from Deltaproteobacteria bacterium and encodes:
- a CDS encoding enoyl-CoA hydratase/isomerase family protein, whose protein sequence is MTYSDYNGLKVALDRGVAFVTIDHPPINLLDLTLIADLDRAGRELAADSSVKVVVLQSANSDFFIAHADLNLIRQLPAEVPPRPEKLGVFHALVDRFRTMPKATIAKIEGRCRGGGSELVLSCDMRFAALGRAVLGQPEVGVGIIPGGSGCVRLPRLLGRGRALEIILGCGDFPADVAERYGYVNRTLPPEDITGFVNTLAYRIATFPTAAIALAKEAVAIADAGIEDALAREEQIFFRSAQTAEARRRMAAAMANGMQTPAMEKLCFDDVWSALAES